In Streptococcus sp. SN-1, a single genomic region encodes these proteins:
- the folP gene encoding dihydropteroate synthase, which yields MVKSLEGVTDMSTKANHAKTAICGIINVTPDSFSDGGQFFALEQALQQARKLIAEGASMLDIGGESTRPGSSYVEIEEEIQRVVPVIKAIRKESDVLISIDTWKSQVAEAALAAGANLVNDITGLMGDEKMAHVVAKAGAKVVIMFNPVMARPQHPSSLIFPHFGFNQAFTGEELADFETLPIEELMETFFDRALARAEEAGIAQENILLDPGIGFGLTKKENLLLLRDLDKLHQKGYPIFLGVSRKRFVINILEESGFEVDPETELGFRNRDTASAHVTSIAARQGVEVVRVHDVASHKMAVEIASAIRLADEAENLDLKQYK from the coding sequence ATGGTGAAAAGCCTTGAGGGAGTGACCGATATGTCAACTAAAGCAAATCATGCAAAGACAGCTATTTGCGGAATTATCAATGTAACCCCAGACTCCTTTTCGGACGGTGGTCAATTTTTTGCTCTTGAGCAGGCGCTCCAGCAGGCTCGTAAATTGATAGCAGAAGGGGCTAGTATGCTAGATATCGGCGGAGAATCGACTCGGCCGGGAAGTAGCTATGTTGAGATAGAAGAGGAGATCCAGCGTGTTGTTCCAGTGATTAAAGCTATTCGCAAGGAAAGTGATGTTCTCATCTCCATTGATACTTGGAAAAGTCAAGTAGCAGAAGCTGCTTTGGCTGCTGGTGCCAATCTAGTCAATGATATCACTGGTCTCATGGGTGATGAAAAAATGGCCCATGTGGTTGCTAAGGCTGGTGCGAAAGTAGTCATTATGTTTAATCCAGTCATGGCGCGACCTCAGCACCCTAGCTCGCTCATCTTCCCTCATTTTGGATTTAATCAAGCTTTTACAGGGGAAGAGTTAGCTGACTTTGAAACATTGCCAATCGAAGAGTTGATGGAGACTTTCTTTGACAGAGCCTTAGCGAGAGCAGAGGAAGCTGGGATTGCACAAGAGAATATCCTGTTGGATCCAGGAATTGGCTTTGGTCTGACTAAGAAAGAAAATCTGCTTCTTTTACGGGATCTGGATAAACTACATCAGAAAGGCTATCCAATCTTTCTTGGAGTGTCGCGCAAGCGGTTTGTCATCAATATCCTTGAAGAAAGTGGCTTTGAAGTCGATCCTGAGACAGAACTTGGTTTCCGCAATCGGGACACAGCTTCAGCCCATGTAACCAGTATTGCTGCGAGACAGGGTGTAGAAGTGGTGCGCGTGCATGACGTAGCTAGTCATAAGATGGCAGTTGAAATTGCCTCCGCTATTCGTCTGGCTGATGAAGCGGAAAATCTAGATTTAAAACAATATAAATAA
- a CDS encoding universal stress protein produces the protein MAQRYQNIMVAIDGSKEADLAFVKGVHSALRNDAKLTIAHVIDTRALQSVSTFDAEVYEELQVDAESLMKEYEKRAKDAGVADVHIVIEMGNPKTLLARTIPDAEEVDLILVGATGLNAFERLLVGSSSEYILRHAKVDLLVVREQEKTL, from the coding sequence ATGGCACAACGTTACCAAAATATCATGGTCGCAATCGATGGTTCTAAAGAAGCGGACTTGGCTTTTGTCAAAGGAGTTCATTCTGCTCTACGAAACGACGCTAAACTCACCATCGCACATGTCATTGACACACGCGCTCTCCAAAGCGTATCCACCTTTGATGCTGAAGTTTACGAAGAACTCCAAGTCGACGCTGAAAGTCTGATGAAAGAGTACGAAAAACGTGCTAAAGATGCTGGGGTGGCAGATGTTCATATTGTCATTGAAATGGGAAATCCAAAGACCCTACTAGCACGTACTATTCCCGATGCTGAGGAAGTGGACCTCATCCTCGTTGGCGCAACTGGTCTCAACGCCTTTGAACGCCTCTTGGTTGGCTCTTCATCTGAATACATTCTCCGCCATGCTAAGGTCGATTTGCTGGTTGTGAGAGAACAAGAAAAAACCTTATAA
- a CDS encoding NCS2 family permease → MDKLFKLKENGTDVRTEVLAGLTTFFAMSYILFVNPQILSQTGMPAQGVFLATIIGAVAGTLMMAFYANLPYAQAPGMGLNAFFTFTVVFGLGYSWQEALAMVFICGIISLIITLTNVRKMIIESIPNALRSAISAGIGVFLAYVGIKNAGLLKFSIDPGNYTVAGEGADKAQAAITANSSAVPGLVSFNNPAVLVALAGLAITIFFVIKGIKGGIILSILTTTVLAIAVGLVDLSSIDFANNHVGAAFEDLKTVFGAALGSEGLGALISDTARLPETLMAILAFSLTDIFDTIGTLIGTGEKVGIVATNGENHQSAKLDKALYSDLIGTSIGAIAGTSNVTTYVESAAGIGAGGRTGLTALVVAICFAISSFFSPLLAIVPTAATAPILIIVGIMMLASLKNIHWDDMSEAVPAFFTSIFMGFSYSITQGIAVGFLTYTLTKLVKGQAKDVHVMIWILDALFILNYISMAL, encoded by the coding sequence ATGGACAAATTATTTAAACTAAAAGAGAACGGTACAGACGTTCGTACAGAGGTTCTCGCTGGTTTAACAACTTTCTTTGCAATGAGCTATATTCTCTTTGTAAACCCACAAATTCTTTCGCAAACAGGAATGCCTGCTCAGGGTGTGTTTCTTGCAACGATTATCGGTGCAGTAGCTGGTACCTTGATGATGGCTTTCTACGCCAACTTGCCATATGCTCAAGCACCAGGTATGGGTCTTAACGCCTTCTTTACATTTACAGTTGTATTCGGGCTTGGTTATTCATGGCAAGAAGCCTTGGCTATGGTCTTCATCTGTGGAATTATCTCATTGATTATTACCTTGACAAATGTTCGTAAAATGATCATTGAATCGATTCCGAATGCCCTTCGTTCAGCTATTTCAGCTGGTATCGGTGTCTTCCTTGCCTACGTGGGAATTAAGAATGCTGGACTTTTGAAATTCTCTATCGATCCAGGCAATTATACGGTTGCAGGAGAAGGAGCTGACAAGGCCCAAGCAGCGATTACAGCAAACTCTTCAGCAGTTCCAGGATTGGTCAGCTTTAATAATCCAGCTGTTTTGGTGGCTCTTGCAGGACTTGCTATCACAATTTTCTTTGTTATCAAAGGAATTAAAGGGGGAATTATCCTCTCTATCTTGACAACAACTGTTCTTGCTATTGCAGTTGGTTTGGTAGATTTGTCTAGTATCGATTTTGCTAATAATCATGTTGGTGCAGCCTTTGAAGACTTGAAGACAGTTTTTGGTGCAGCTCTTGGTTCAGAAGGTTTGGGAGCTTTGATTTCAGATACAGCTCGCTTGCCTGAAACTCTGATGGCCATTCTTGCCTTCTCATTGACAGATATTTTTGACACGATTGGTACCTTGATCGGTACAGGTGAAAAAGTTGGTATCGTAGCGACAAATGGTGAAAATCACCAATCAGCTAAGTTGGACAAGGCTCTTTACTCTGACTTGATTGGTACTTCAATTGGTGCCATCGCTGGTACTTCAAACGTAACGACTTATGTTGAGTCTGCTGCTGGTATCGGTGCAGGTGGACGTACTGGTTTGACAGCCTTGGTTGTAGCAATCTGTTTTGCAATTTCAAGCTTCTTTAGTCCACTTCTAGCGATTGTACCAACAGCCGCTACAGCTCCAATCTTGATTATCGTTGGGATTATGATGTTGGCTAGCTTGAAAAATATCCATTGGGACGATATGTCTGAAGCGGTTCCTGCTTTCTTCACATCTATCTTTATGGGATTCAGCTACTCTATTACTCAAGGGATTGCAGTTGGTTTCTTGACTTACACTTTGACTAAGCTTGTCAAAGGTCAAGCTAAAGATGTTCATGTCATGATTTGGATTTTGGATGCCTTGTTTATCCTTAACTATATCAGCATGGCCTTATAA
- the ccpA gene encoding catabolite control protein A codes for MNTDDTVTIYDVAREAGVSMATVSRVVNGNKNVKENTRKKVLEVIDRLDYRPNAVARGLASKKTTTVGVVIPNITNGYFSTLAKGIDDIAEMYKYNIVLANSDEDDDKEVSVVNTLFSKQVDGIIFMGYHLTEKIRSEFSRSRTPVVLAGTVDVEHQLPSVNIDYKQATIDAVTYLAKENERIAFVSGPLVDDINGKVRLVGYKEALKKAGISYSEGLVFESKYTYEDGYALAERLISSNATAAVVTGDELAAGVLNGLADKGVSVPEEFEIITSDDSQISRFTRPNLTTIAQPLYDLGAISMRMLTKIMHKEELEEREVLLPHGLTERRSTRKRK; via the coding sequence ATGAATACAGACGATACAGTAACGATTTATGATGTCGCCCGTGAAGCAGGAGTTTCAATGGCGACGGTTAGCCGTGTAGTCAATGGCAATAAGAATGTAAAAGAGAACACCCGTAAAAAAGTGCTTGAGGTGATTGATCGTTTAGATTACCGTCCAAATGCTGTGGCGCGTGGTCTTGCAAGTAAAAAGACAACCACTGTCGGTGTGGTGATCCCAAATATTACCAATGGCTATTTCTCAACGCTTGCTAAAGGGATTGACGATATCGCTGAAATGTACAAGTATAATATTGTCCTTGCTAATAGTGATGAGGATGATGACAAGGAAGTTTCAGTTGTCAATACCCTGTTTTCTAAGCAAGTGGATGGTATCATCTTTATGGGGTACCACTTGACTGAAAAAATTCGTTCAGAGTTTTCTCGTTCTCGGACACCAGTTGTTCTTGCAGGAACTGTGGATGTAGAACATCAGCTTCCAAGTGTCAATATTGACTACAAACAAGCAACGATTGATGCAGTAACCTACCTTGCTAAAGAAAATGAGCGCATCGCTTTTGTTAGCGGTCCACTAGTGGATGACATCAATGGTAAGGTTCGTTTGGTTGGCTACAAGGAAGCCTTGAAAAAAGCAGGTATTTCTTATAGCGAAGGATTGGTATTTGAATCTAAGTACACTTATGAAGACGGTTATGCCTTGGCAGAACGCTTGATTTCATCAAATGCAACTGCAGCAGTTGTAACAGGTGATGAATTGGCAGCAGGTGTCTTGAACGGCCTTGCTGATAAGGGTGTGTCTGTGCCAGAAGAGTTTGAAATCATTACTAGTGATGATTCACAAATCTCACGCTTTACCCGTCCAAACTTGACAACTATTGCCCAACCTCTTTATGACCTTGGTGCTATTAGTATGCGTATGTTGACTAAGATTATGCACAAGGAAGAGTTGGAAGAACGTGAAGTTCTCTTACCTCATGGTTTGACAGAACGTCGCTCAACACGAAAACGTAAATAG
- a CDS encoding Cof-type HAD-IIB family hydrolase yields the protein MEVKAVFFDIDGTLVNDRKSVLKSTKDAIKIVKEQGVLVGVATGRGPFFVKELMDDLDLDFAVTYNGQYIFNKERVLFTSPISKLHLRQLIAYAKKEGKEIALGTKDAMLGSKIMSFGLGSFSQRISRFVPSVLTRTVSHSFNRMVSKVVPQKEEDLLHLMNQPIYQVLMLMTPEESEKAAADFEDLKLTRSNPFAADVINQGNSKLEGIRRVGKEYGFDLNQVMAFGDSDNDLEMLAGVGMSVAMGNGSSSVKEVAKHITTSNQQDGIHKALEHFGVLASEKVFVSRDYHFNKVKTFHHMMDERTQEEPRAWNLEGATHRAGFKIEELVEFVRAASPSEEDFGQALSQLHQALDKAADKVAKKTPAQQDLIGQVDALIDTLYFTYGSFVLMGVDPERIFDIVHQANMGKIFPDGKAHFDPVTHKILKPDDWEEKYAPEPAIKKELQRQLKAYERHKERNKQ from the coding sequence ATGGAAGTCAAAGCTGTTTTTTTTGATATCGATGGAACCTTGGTCAACGATCGCAAGAGTGTTTTGAAATCCACTAAGGACGCGATTAAAATTGTCAAAGAACAAGGGGTGCTAGTTGGTGTAGCGACAGGGCGAGGACCTTTTTTTGTTAAGGAATTGATGGACGATTTGGATCTGGATTTTGCGGTAACCTACAATGGCCAGTATATCTTTAATAAAGAAAGAGTCTTGTTCACGAGCCCAATTTCCAAGTTACATTTGCGCCAGCTCATTGCGTATGCTAAAAAAGAGGGCAAGGAGATTGCCCTAGGGACCAAGGATGCCATGCTGGGTTCTAAAATCATGTCCTTTGGTCTGGGGTCTTTTTCCCAACGAATCAGTCGCTTCGTTCCTTCTGTTTTAACTCGGACGGTGAGTCATTCCTTTAATCGTATGGTTAGCAAGGTTGTGCCCCAAAAGGAAGAAGACCTGCTTCATCTGATGAATCAGCCTATCTACCAAGTTTTGATGCTGATGACACCGGAAGAATCTGAGAAGGCAGCAGCTGATTTTGAAGACTTGAAATTGACACGTAGCAATCCATTTGCAGCGGATGTCATTAATCAAGGGAATTCTAAATTGGAAGGTATTCGCCGAGTTGGGAAAGAATATGGCTTTGACCTCAACCAAGTGATGGCCTTCGGTGACTCAGATAACGACCTAGAAATGCTTGCAGGTGTCGGTATGTCGGTCGCTATGGGAAATGGTAGTAGCAGTGTCAAAGAAGTTGCCAAGCATATCACTACCAGCAATCAGCAAGACGGAATTCACAAGGCATTAGAACATTTTGGTGTTTTGGCTTCAGAAAAAGTCTTTGTCAGCCGTGACTACCATTTCAATAAGGTCAAGACCTTCCACCACATGATGGATGAACGAACTCAAGAAGAACCTCGAGCTTGGAATTTAGAAGGTGCAACCCACAGGGCTGGTTTTAAAATAGAAGAATTGGTGGAGTTTGTTCGAGCTGCCAGTCCTTCTGAAGAGGACTTTGGTCAAGCTCTATCGCAACTTCATCAAGCTCTTGATAAGGCAGCAGATAAAGTAGCCAAGAAGACGCCTGCTCAGCAAGATTTGATAGGTCAGGTAGATGCCTTGATTGATACGCTTTACTTTACCTATGGTAGTTTTGTCTTGATGGGGGTGGACCCAGAACGTATTTTTGATATTGTCCATCAGGCTAATATGGGGAAAATTTTCCCAGATGGCAAGGCTCATTTTGATCCAGTGACCCACAAAATCTTAAAACCAGATGATTGGGAAGAAAAATATGCTCCAGAACCCGCGATTAAAAAGGAACTGCAGCGCCAGCTCAAGGCTTATGAACGCCATAAAGAGAGAAATAAACAGTAA
- a CDS encoding folylpolyglutamate synthase/dihydrofolate synthase family protein, which yields MKEIENNQWIANYRTDQPHFGLERMVELLALRGNPHLKLKVIHIGGTNGKGSTIAFLKNMLEKLGLRVGVFSSPYLIHYTDQISINGESIPEARLESLMSDYQTLLEGESATNLQGTTEFEIITAIAYDYFASEQVDVAIMEVGMGGLLDSTNVCQPILTGITTIGLDHVALLGDTLEAIAEQKAGIIKQGIPLVTGRIAPEALAVIDAIAKDKNAPRLAYGADYHVSHQESVVTGEVFDYTSAVRQGRFQTGLLGLHQIENAGMAIALLDAFCQEDDRELASNHLLAQALEETRWPGRLEVVSRNPLMILDGAHNPHAIKALLATLQERFADYRKEILFTCIKTKALEDMLDLLGAMPDTELTLTHFDDSRATDESVLKEAAKSRNLSYQGWQDFLEQKLTDKKEEKKTVRIVTGSLYFLSQVRAYLMERKNENGYTKD from the coding sequence ATGAAAGAAATCGAAAACAATCAGTGGATTGCTAACTACCGGACGGACCAACCGCATTTCGGTTTGGAACGAATGGTAGAACTCCTAGCTCTGCGAGGCAATCCCCATCTCAAACTCAAGGTCATCCATATCGGAGGGACCAATGGCAAGGGTTCGACCATTGCTTTTTTGAAAAATATGCTAGAAAAGCTAGGGCTGAGAGTTGGCGTGTTTAGCTCGCCCTATCTCATTCATTATACAGACCAGATTAGCATCAATGGGGAATCTATCCCAGAAGCGAGGCTAGAATCCCTCATGTCAGACTATCAGACTTTGCTGGAAGGGGAATCGGCTACCAATTTGCAGGGGACAACCGAGTTTGAGATTATCACAGCCATAGCCTATGACTACTTTGCCTCAGAGCAAGTAGATGTGGCTATCATGGAAGTGGGCATGGGTGGACTCTTGGATAGTACCAATGTTTGCCAGCCTATTCTAACAGGCATTACGACCATTGGATTGGACCATGTAGCCCTACTTGGTGACACCTTGGAAGCCATAGCAGAGCAGAAAGCTGGTATTATCAAACAAGGTATTCCCTTGGTGACAGGTCGTATCGCTCCAGAAGCTTTGGCTGTCATTGACGCTATTGCGAAAGATAAAAATGCGCCGAGACTTGCCTACGGGGCAGATTATCATGTCAGTCACCAAGAGAGTGTGGTAACGGGTGAAGTCTTTGACTATACAAGTGCTGTCAGACAAGGTCGCTTCCAGACTGGCCTGCTTGGTTTGCACCAGATAGAGAATGCTGGGATGGCTATAGCTTTACTTGATGCTTTTTGTCAGGAGGATGACCGAGAACTAGCAAGCAATCACTTGCTTGCTCAAGCACTAGAAGAAACAAGATGGCCGGGGCGTCTGGAGGTCGTGTCAAGGAACCCCTTGATGATCTTGGACGGGGCCCACAATCCCCATGCTATCAAAGCTTTATTGGCAACCTTGCAAGAACGCTTTGCGGATTATCGTAAGGAAATCCTCTTTACTTGTATCAAAACCAAGGCCTTGGAGGATATGTTGGACTTGCTGGGGGCCATGCCAGATACCGAGCTTACTCTGACACATTTTGACGATAGTCGGGCGACTGATGAAAGCGTGCTGAAAGAGGCAGCTAAGTCTAGAAATCTCAGCTACCAAGGTTGGCAGGATTTTCTAGAGCAGAAATTGACAGATAAAAAAGAAGAGAAAAAAACAGTTAGGATTGTCACGGGTTCCTTGTATTTCTTGAGCCAAGTGAGGGCCTATCTGATGGAGAGGAAGAATGAAAATGGATACACAAAAGATTGA
- the folE gene encoding GTP cyclohydrolase I FolE has protein sequence MDTQKIETAVKMIIEAVGEDANREGLQETPARVARMYQEIFSGLGQTAEEHLSKSFEIIDDNMVVEKDIFFHTMCEHHFLPFYGRAHIAYIPDGRVAGLSKLARTVEVYSKKPQIQERLNIEVADALMEYLGAKGAFVVIEAEHMCMSMRGVRKPGTATLTTVARGLFETDKDLRDQAYRLMGL, from the coding sequence ATGGATACACAAAAGATTGAAACAGCTGTAAAAATGATTATCGAGGCTGTGGGAGAGGACGCTAACCGCGAGGGCTTGCAGGAAACACCTGCTCGTGTGGCCCGTATGTACCAAGAGATTTTTTCAGGGCTTGGTCAAACAGCGGAGGAACATTTGTCAAAATCCTTTGAGATTATTGACGATAATATGGTGGTAGAAAAGGATATTTTTTTCCATACCATGTGTGAACATCACTTCTTGCCATTTTATGGTAGAGCGCATATTGCCTACATTCCAGATGGTCGTGTAGCAGGTTTGTCTAAGCTAGCCCGTACGGTTGAAGTTTATTCGAAAAAACCACAAATTCAAGAACGATTGAATATCGAAGTAGCCGATGCCTTGATGGAGTATCTAGGTGCTAAAGGAGCCTTTGTTGTCATTGAGGCGGAACATATGTGTATGAGCATGCGTGGTGTCAGAAAACCAGGCACTGCAACCTTGACGACAGTAGCTCGTGGTCTATTTGAAACAGATAAGGACCTCCGAGATCAGGCTTATCGTTTAATGGGACTATAA
- a CDS encoding asparaginase, which produces MPKKILVLHTGGTISMQADASGAVVTSSDNPMNHVSNPLEGIQVHTLDFFNLPSPHIKPKHMLALYQKIKEEAANYDGVVITHGTDTLEETAYFLDTMEVPHMPIVLTGAMRSSNELGSDGVYNYLSALRVASDNRAADKGVLVVMNDEIHAAKYVTKTHTTNVSTFQTPTHGPLGLIMKQEILYFKTAEPRVRFDLDHIQGLVPIISAYAGMTDELIDMLDLEQLDGLIIQAFGAGNIPKETSQKLESLLQKGIPVALVSRCFNGIAEPVYAYQGGGVQLQKSGVFFVKELNAQKARLKLLIALNAGLTGQALKDYMEG; this is translated from the coding sequence ATGCCTAAGAAAATCCTTGTTTTACATACGGGTGGAACTATTTCCATGCAGGCCGATGCTTCTGGCGCTGTTGTGACGAGTTCAGATAATCCCATGAACCATGTGTCCAACCCACTTGAAGGAATCCAAGTCCACACCTTGGACTTTTTTAACCTGCCAAGCCCCCATATTAAACCCAAGCATATGCTGGCCCTCTACCAAAAAATCAAAGAAGAAGCGGCTAACTACGATGGAGTGGTAATCACACACGGGACCGATACTCTAGAGGAAACAGCCTATTTCCTTGATACCATGGAAGTTCCCCATATGCCTATCGTTCTAACAGGGGCCATGCGCAGCTCCAACGAACTCGGCAGTGACGGTGTTTATAATTATCTGAGTGCTTTGCGGGTAGCTAGCGATAACAGGGCTGCTGACAAAGGAGTTTTGGTTGTTATGAACGATGAAATCCACGCTGCCAAGTATGTTACCAAAACACATACGACCAACGTCAGCACCTTCCAGACTCCAACGCACGGGCCACTTGGTCTGATCATGAAACAGGAAATCCTCTACTTCAAAACAGCTGAACCCCGTGTCCGCTTTGACCTTGATCACATACAAGGATTAGTCCCTATCATCTCTGCTTATGCTGGTATGACAGATGAGCTGATTGATATGCTGGATTTGGAACAATTGGACGGTTTGATTATCCAAGCCTTCGGAGCTGGTAATATTCCCAAAGAAACGTCTCAAAAGTTAGAAAGCCTTCTGCAAAAAGGAATCCCAGTCGCCCTGGTTTCGCGATGCTTTAACGGTATCGCTGAGCCTGTCTATGCCTACCAAGGTGGAGGCGTGCAGTTGCAAAAATCTGGTGTCTTCTTTGTTAAAGAACTCAACGCCCAAAAAGCCCGCTTGAAACTCCTCATTGCCCTCAATGCCGGACTAACAGGACAGGCTTTGAAAGACTATATGGAAGGGTAA
- the folB gene encoding dihydroneopterin aldolase, giving the protein MDQLQIKDLEIFAYHGMFPSEKELGQKFVISAILSYDMTKAATDLDLTASVHYGELCQQWTTWFQETTEDLIETVAYKLVERTFETYSLVQEIKLELKKPWAPVHLPLDTCSVTIHRRKQRAFIALGSNMGDKRENLKQAIEKMRNRGIHILKESSFLTTEPWGGVEQDSFANQVVEVETWLPAPVILETLLAIESEMGRVREVHWGPRLIDLDLLFVEDQILYTDDLILPHPYLAERLFVLESLQEIAPHFIHPTLKQPVRNLYNALKK; this is encoded by the coding sequence ATGGATCAACTGCAGATTAAGGATTTGGAAATTTTTGCCTATCATGGTATGTTCCCTAGTGAGAAAGAATTGGGGCAGAAGTTTGTTATTTCCGCAATCCTATCCTATGATATGACCAAGGCGGCTACAGACTTGGATTTAACAGCCTCTGTCCATTACGGAGAACTGTGTCAGCAGTGGACGACTTGGTTTCAGGAAACCACTGAGGACTTGATTGAAACGGTAGCTTACAAATTGGTAGAACGTACTTTTGAGACCTATTCTCTTGTCCAAGAAATCAAGCTGGAACTGAAAAAACCTTGGGCGCCAGTGCATTTGCCACTAGATACTTGCTCAGTAACCATCCATCGCCGTAAGCAACGGGCCTTTATCGCCCTAGGAAGCAATATGGGGGATAAGCGAGAAAACTTGAAACAAGCCATTGAGAAAATGCGAAATCGTGGCATCCATATTCTCAAAGAGTCCAGTTTCTTGACGACGGAGCCTTGGGGTGGTGTGGAGCAGGATAGCTTTGCTAATCAAGTGGTTGAGGTTGAAACCTGGTTGCCGGCTCCAGTGATATTAGAGACCTTGTTAGCCATTGAGTCAGAGATGGGACGGGTGAGAGAAGTACATTGGGGGCCTCGTTTGATTGATTTGGACTTGCTCTTTGTGGAGGATCAGATCCTTTATACAGATGATCTTATCTTGCCTCATCCTTACCTAGCGGAACGCCTTTTTGTCCTTGAATCCTTACAGGAAATTGCGCCTCATTTTATCCATCCTACATTAAAGCAACCTGTCCGTAACTTGTATAATGCTTTGAAAAAATAA
- a CDS encoding DUF960 domain-containing protein, whose amino-acid sequence MAFTNTHMRSASFGIVTSLPDDVIDSFWYIIDHFLKNVFELEEELEFQLLNNQGKITFHFSSQHLPTAIDFDFNHPFDPLYPPRVLVLDMDGRETILLPEENDLF is encoded by the coding sequence ATGGCTTTTACCAATACCCACATGCGGTCAGCTAGTTTTGGCATTGTTACCAGCTTGCCTGATGACGTTATTGACTCTTTTTGGTATATCATCGACCACTTCTTAAAAAATGTCTTTGAATTGGAGGAGGAACTCGAGTTTCAATTGCTTAATAACCAAGGAAAAATTACCTTCCACTTCTCAAGTCAACACCTCCCTACAGCCATTGATTTTGACTTCAACCACCCTTTCGACCCTCTTTATCCCCCCAGAGTCCTAGTTTTAGACATGGACGGTAGAGAGACTATCCTCCTCCCAGAAGAAAATGACCTATTTTAA
- a CDS encoding lysostaphin resistance A-like protein, which yields MEEKSMWKELLNRAGWLLIFLLATILYQIPIGVTAILTLNAVPLLQSGLIVAGISIVVLALFIFGARKTQLASFNFSFFRAKDLARLGLSYLVIIGSNILGSILLQLSNETTTANQSQINDMVQNSSLISSFFLLTLLAPICEEILCRGIVPKKIFRGKENLGFVVGTIVFALLHQPSNLPSLLIYGGMSIVLSWTAYKTQRLEMSILLHMIVNGVAFCLLALVVIMSRTLGISV from the coding sequence ATGGAAGAGAAAAGTATGTGGAAAGAATTGTTGAATCGTGCAGGCTGGCTGTTAATCTTTCTGCTAGCGACAATTTTATATCAGATTCCTATAGGGGTTACTGCTATTTTAACTTTAAATGCAGTACCATTGTTACAGTCAGGACTGATAGTTGCTGGTATTTCGATTGTTGTTTTAGCACTATTTATTTTTGGAGCTCGTAAAACCCAATTAGCTAGTTTTAATTTTTCTTTTTTTAGAGCTAAGGATTTGGCACGATTGGGATTAAGTTATTTAGTTATTATCGGGTCAAATATACTTGGTTCTATCTTGTTGCAACTGTCAAATGAGACGACAACAGCTAACCAGTCTCAGATTAACGATATGGTTCAGAATAGTTCGTTGATTTCTAGCTTTTTCTTGCTGACCTTGCTTGCTCCAATTTGTGAGGAAATCTTGTGCCGTGGGATTGTTCCTAAAAAGATTTTCAGAGGCAAGGAGAACTTGGGATTTGTAGTCGGTACGATTGTGTTTGCTTTATTGCATCAACCAAGTAATTTACCTTCTTTATTGATTTATGGAGGTATGTCGATCGTTCTATCTTGGACGGCTTACAAGACCCAACGTTTGGAAATGTCTATCTTACTTCACATGATTGTTAACGGGGTGGCCTTCTGCTTGTTGGCTCTTGTGGTGATCATGAGTCGGACATTAGGGATTTCTGTTTAA